Part of the Phocoena phocoena chromosome 8, mPhoPho1.1, whole genome shotgun sequence genome, acTGGTACATCCTCAGTGCCTTTCTTCTCTGATAATCATACCTATGATGACATTAATTCATTAGAGATGAGAGAATTTTGTTGTTTCATGGCTTTATTGAGatgtgagaattttttaaaattcctgtgtcttggaggaaaaaaatatatatacataaatatatagacGCGTACCACTAGAGACTAGTACGTAATGCACTATTCTATTCTCAAATTCCTTTTTGAGGAAGACAAAAAAttcattatcttaaaaatatatttgatgacaATGCAAcattttttcagtttcctttctgaACTCTTCGAAGGATGGATTGTACTACAAGAGAAAGTTGAGAGTAACGTCGTCTTCCTGAACATTTTCGAAGCTTTAATTTTCTGAAACCGCACAGCACACTAGTGCATAACATACAATGTTAGTTGGAGGGTTTTCAGTATGTAAAGTCCTTTATTAAATTGTATAAAATGTCCTACAGCTTGGTATGAGAATAATGGCTGATATTAATTGTAAAACTCCTCTTTACACACAAAAGAACATTACATTTGAAGTATCCCTTTCTACCTAGAGTAGTCTTGTCTTGATACAAGTAATTCATATTCATCCTGCAACTTGAAACAAGTTGATAACATGccaatttttttatcttgtcaatttagaaaaaaaagtcatattcaATATTTACAGATTTAACCTAGTTCACAGAATGTACAAATGTTATGTGTGATAAAATCCCACAAATTCGATccaattttatagatttttcctGAGTTACCTCAAATTTAAAGTATCTCTACCACATACATTTTAACAGTTACTGTTAAATcacaattttctttttgcatgtgtGTTGTTTCTGGAAAACAAGATGTTAAATTGTCCTGCTATTGTGATATGACAAGCTATAGTACTTAAGTTGTCTTACTCTGCATTCCATGTACACGTTCTAAATAGAGATAGATATGATGGTGCTGGAAAGAAGAATAATGGCACCACTAGAGCAGTGGGTTGCATTTATTCCTTATTGATTATGGATAGTTTCCTTACTAGCCATATGTATTAGAAGAAAATTGTGAACCagtaaaataaaccagacagaaacagaaatcctgcatgatatcacttatacatgggatcttcaaaaacaaaaagttgaactcacagaaacacagaatagaatggtggttgccagggttggaATGTGGAGGAAGTAGGAAGGTCTGTTGGACCCAAAGGGAAATTCATGAGTGATTTGGGAGTAGGGACTCTGGTGGTTCTGTTGACCACTCACGCTGCTTCCTCAGAGCCCAAACAACACACGCTTCTTTACTGCTGATTacactttattctttctttctgtcccccCAACCCGCCCCAGCATCTCTTGCCATGTGACCAGCCCACCCAGCACTGTCTTGGGTTCGTGGCTGCTTCACAGAGGCACACAGTTCCACTGGTTCCAATCACAGGGCATGGGGACATGTTGCAGACTGTGACTAATTTTCTGTACGATTTTGTTGGCTCTGTCTGTATGGTTATATACGGGGAAGCCGAGTTTGTCCAGAGCATGGCTGTGGACAAACAACATATGGGAGACGAGACCCTGGCCCCGGTACTCAGGCAGGGTGGCCCCCATCCGCACCTCTCCTGTCTGGTCCATCAGGGACCAGGACACAGGGGTCCCCTCAGGCCCCAGCAGGCAGAAGGTGGGGAAGGTCCGGATACAGCGCTCGATGAACCGCTGGCTCCTCTCATTGCCACCGAAATGCCAGAATTTATTCACCATGGCAGCATGGATAGGATCCAGGGATGAGAGTTTAAACATCTCTTGGTTACTattgagaagaaggaaaaagaacagtcCATAAATCACACATACTGTGGAGTATTATATTTTTTTGCCCCCAAATTGTCTTCAGACAATGCAAATGAGAACACAGGTAAAGGTACAGATTCTGCAACCAGACCGCCGGGATTCATAATCTGGCTAGTTGTGTGATCTCGAGCAGGCAACATAATGTCTCTCTgcctccatttcttctttataaagCGGGGATATTAATAGTACCTTCCAAAAATACTGATATAAGAGCAATTACATCGTGAGTACCTAGGACTTGTGCCCATAAACAATAAGAAGTACATAAAAATTAAGTATCGGTCCTTTCAGCAATGCAGTGACTCTCCCCTTAATATGAGGGAATTgatattacccccattttacagataagaaaaataggTAAACAGAAAATAGGCAAGTGCCCCAAAGCACATGCTAGCAAGCTGTACATAAAGCCAGAGCTTAGAATCATGGAATCTTAGAATGTTGGCATCAGAGGGTCCTTGGCCACTGTGGGAACTGAATGAAGTCCAGAGAGGGGGAGTGATGTGGCATGCAGGCGGCCCCCGACGTACAGAACACTGAATCTGAAGGCATCTGCAGGCTGTAAAGAGGCTTCGGTGGGGTGTCCTAGAAAGAGCCCACCATGTGGAACTAGGAGATCTAGATTCAAGCCCATTATGCCCTTAACCATCCATGTGACCTGAACAAGCTGTTTCATTATCTGAGCCTATTTTCCATCAGGAAACTAGAGATAATATCTCCTACCTTGTCTATCTCATGGGGTGGACaggagaatcaaatgagattatAGATGTGCAGGTGCTTTTCAGGTGTCATGTGTGATACAATGTGAATAAAGCTTTTCCAGGTACATTAACACACAGAGGGTCATAGGATTGGGTATCTCCAGCTCAAATCTCCACCATCAGTGTTCCGTTCTATTCAGTGTTAGACTGGACATCAATGGGGGgaaatatataatttgtttaacttctctttactggaaaacttttgctctgtgaagtGAACTCATTAAATGCGTATTTTTCAAGCATCTGCTATGTGTTCAGTCTGGTATTGAGGATCTATCAGTGAACAACATAAAGAAGGTCGCTGCACTTGTGGAGTTTGAAACGTTGTAGGGGAGAGGGTCAAAGAACAAACAGGTCAGTACATACACAAACAGGCTGATTTCACATAATGATAAAtgcaataaagaataaaaattgggTTTTGCAGTTGAAGACTTATGGGAGGCGGTGGTTTTAGACAGGGTTCTCTGAGAAGACCTCtctgaggaaatgacatttgagAGTATGAATGGCAGAAAGAGGCAAATATATGAAGATCACAGGGAAGGACATTGTAGGCAGACAAAGTGCAAATGCATGTGTGAATGTATGAGATTGAGCTGCAGAAAGATGGCCAGAGCTGCTGGTGGGAGTTAGCTAGAGGGACAGAATGAAGTCCAAAAGGTGATGGGTTCCAGGTCTTACGGGACCTTGAAAGTCCATAAAGGAGTTTGCTTTTATTAAAGGtatgctgagggcttccctggtggcgcagtggttgagagtccgcctgccgatgcaggggacacgggttcgtgccccggtccgggaaggtcccgcgtgccacggagtggctggacccgtgagccatggccgctgagcctgcgcgtccggagcctgtgctctgtaacgggagaggccacagcagtgagaagcccgcgtaccacaaaaaaaaaaaagtatgctgaGAAACCTCAATGACTTCTTGGCAGGTGAATGGACATAATCCACATTCCCTACTAAAAGCAATCACCCTGGAAATGGATTGTAGGGAGACAAGAGGGAATATAAGGGGAGACGTTGGGAGGCTACTTCAATAGTGAAAGATGTGAATAGTGCAGAGCGTCTTTTTTCAAACTCACATGGCTTTGGGTCTGCCATATCCAGCAGATAAGTTCTTTGTCTCCGGCAGGGAAGGAAGAAGTTTCCTCGCTGTCTCAGACATCACATAGAGAATGCATTGTGTTTGCTTGACCTCAACGAATTTAGTGGTTGCAAGATTCCGTATCACCTCATCCAGACTGGACTGTGAACCTAGAGAGGGATAAAGTTAGGAGAGAAGCAATTGTCCATTTAGATGCTTCACGAAGCTTCCCAACAGAAGCTATGCAGGACTTAAAGTCAGACGATGTTGCCTCTGCCGTTGCAAGTGACCACGTGACCATGGCCATGTAGCTACCTAAGCACGTTTTCTCTTCTGCAATACAGAGATAATACTAGAAATCCTGACTCTAGTACTGTGAAATCAAGGAGAATTGGTATTTAGAAAACAGGAGGCAACCTTGCATGTTCACATACTACATGCCCAGGTATTGGTCTGATACCACATTTAATCCTTACGTTAACCTTATGTTTTAGGtacttttattatcttcattttttatacATGAAGGAACTGAATAATAGTTAAGTTACATCACTTGCACAAGAtcacaaagcaagtcacaggcaGAGCAAGGATATCACCCAAGGGAGTCTGACTCCAACAATGACAGGTGTTCTCGTGACTGGGGTAGTGCTCTGTGGCACAAGGACTTATCATTCTAATTCTAGGAATGGAAGGCCAGAGGGGGAGCTCTGCTCTCACATCCAATCACCCTAAGGGATCCTGAATATgtctgaaaaatatatcatgaatCCTCCAGTAACGAGAACTTGCATCACTCACACGTTCTTAAAGGAACCTTAGAGTTTGTAATGTTTGAATTCAACTCCACCGAAGAGATGGTGGCAGCTGATACAGGGAATGAACATCAAGCTGAGTGTCTGGAGTTtggtaaaaggaaataaaggttgTAGGGGGATGTACTCAGGATAAAAAGTGACCCTACAGCTATACAGATATGAGCAGTCCTAGCAGCCAGCACATATCCCAGATCCCTTACATACTTTGGATCTGCAAATGTTGTTTCCAGTTGATGACGTCTGATGTGCTAAGGGATTCTTGACAGTTCTTGAGGTCCTTAGAATAGATTTGGTAGCTGTTGGTGTAGTGATCAAAGTCATCTGCCATATCCTGTTTGGTTGggtaatataaataaatcaaattgaCTATGCCCAGTGATTGGAATACTTGTGCTTAGTATTTCATTATACAGTGATGTTTTACAAACCTAAATATTGATATTCTTCTTGATGTACTATCATCATTCCTGAATCATTTACATCATAAGACTAAGTAAAGGATTTAATGAATTATTCCACTTATGAGTAAGAAAAACTCGATGAACTAGGTATTTATATGTTACATTACAATTTCAAATCAGCCAAACACGTACCAGTTTACAAAGCATTCTTCAGTAATTCTGTAATCCTcgggagaaggaaggaattttTGTCAAAGACAAGTTTCCATTGCAAGAGTAAATGTTACTCTGTTTCAAAGAGTCTCAGAACAAATGGATTAtgaaaacaatattgaaattgaCACAGGTAACTTTGTATTAGAATTCTCACATGTGATAAAGCTATACAGAGTGAAGACACGTgatgtctttaaaatgtaaaccaCAGTGCACTATTGTttacaaaataattcatattcccaacaaaactgaaatgcaaaatttGCTCAATAAGATCTGctcaaaattaacaaataaagggTGAGATTTATTTTGAGGgcaaaggaaggagagaacaACTACCCAACAAGGGTAGAATAGCTGGAAGCTGTTGCACAGAAATGCCCTCAGCATTAATACCACCAACAATCTCTGTTTTAAAGTTGCATAAAAAAgcgaatattattccatttttagatttcaataattaaattatctttatttttgtattctgtttaatttgcttttttaaagtcactatacatttaaattttacttgtaaataatttatatcaaaatactacgagatgaatttttattttatatttgcaatATGCTTGcaacatatttatatttgaagCAGATTAACCACTTAGtttgagtgatttttaaaagtctggtaCTGAAAATATATTCCCAGATACAAGCATTGtaatttgttctttatatttccttAACATTATTCATGTTTAACTTCACATATTTTTGGGTGTTATTTTCTCTGCTTAGAATGCAATCTCTGTTCTTGTCAACCTGTCAAAACCCTATTATTCTTCAAAATTCagttttggtgaaatgtctgttatGAAGGCTCTCTGATCCTCTCCCTGCATCCCCTGACATCTACAGTTTTAATCATCTCTTGGTCAGTGCTACTTCTGTATCTCGTATGTTTTTGTACATTTTCAAAGCATGTTGTAATTTATCTGCTTGTCTATGTTTCCCTCCAGGCTGTGAAGttcttgaggacagggacttgTTCACTATCACTGCAATTCATTTTGGTATCCCCAGGGTCTACCACATTGCAAGGTACATGGTAGGTTCATAGTGAAtacaaacatagatgcaaattcATTCCACATCTGGCACCTTACCTGCTCCTGAGGGCGGATAACCACTGTATTAAAATCAGGCCACCTGTCCACCAGGGCCTTTAGCTTGAATGGGTTTCCCTGATTCATGTGGAAGACGGTCCCATAAACCTGCAGTATCCGGACAGAGTGAGAGGGTCAGCTTATTAGGAAGGGTTGGCAAAGTGCCTTGCGTTTGATCAGTTCAAAGTTTGTTTCTATGAAATGAGGGTAAGTACCTAATAGGGCATTCAGTTCAA contains:
- the LOC136126579 gene encoding glycine N-phenylacetyltransferase; amino-acid sequence: MFHLQGPQLLQMLEKSLRKSLPESLKVYGTVFHMNQGNPFKLKALVDRWPDFNTVVIRPQEQDMADDFDHYTNSYQIYSKDLKNCQESLSTSDVINWKQHLQIQSSQSSLDEVIRNLATTKFVEVKQTQCILYVMSETARKLLPSLPETKNLSAGYGRPKAINQEMFKLSSLDPIHAAMVNKFWHFGGNERSQRFIERCIRTFPTFCLLGPEGTPVSWSLMDQTGEVRMGATLPEYRGQGLVSHMLFVHSHALDKLGFPVYNHTDRANKIVQKISHSLQHVPMPCDWNQWNCVPL